The nucleotide sequence ACGTATCGCAACCGTCGGTCATACTCATCTTTAGGCAGCCACCAACGCGCGGCGCCGAGCCGGCGCGCAATCTTGGGCATTCCTGCGGAGCGGCTAATGATGAGCCGTCCGACTGTCAGCCAGACGTTTGACGTAGCGATTACGGTCGGCACGAAAACCCAAAGGGCGGCCAGCGAAATGGTGCCCGCTTGTGAGGGCCTCATGGTGAGGCCGATGATGACCGCCTTCGGGCTCAGCAAGGTAGTCACAAACAGTTGCTTTCCGCCAATAGCCGCAGGCTGCATTGGCGGTATAGGGTGCCCAGAGCTTGATCGCCAAATAAGAGACCCACGTCGCGGCCAGCAATTTGACTCCCTGAGTGATGGTCCGATGCTCGTGACGCAATGGTCCCCCGATTCCGGAGACGGCGATCACCACGGCGGCATAGGCCGAGACGGCGATTGCCAGCAGCGATGTGAAGCGCAAGGGCGTTAGGCCCTCTGCCGAGAATGCGAGAACTGTGTTCGTTGGACCTGGCAGGATCAGAAGAGCGAAGGCTGCGATAAAGAAATGTGAGATATCCATTTACGGGGTTCCAAAGTTTGCTCGCTTCTATTGGCACACGACACATGGAGGGCAATTGATTAAAGTCATTTTGGGATGGAACCAGCCTCCCGCTTGTGAGTTGAAATCGATTGGAGGACATCCCCATGCCTCGCTTGATTTCATTCATGCTCACGCGGCTTTTGATTGGTTTTGCAATGGGCACCGTGGTCGGCCTGATAATATGGACGAACGGTGTCTCATCGGTCGCTTCATCGCTCGTTACTCCGGAGCGCTACATAGCATTCGGAATGTTCGTCTACCTTTTCGCCAGCACAATCGGCATCAGCTATTTCTCGACGGCGCTTTTCCTGGATGATCTTTAGAGTGAGACGTCGTCACGTGGGAAGCCCAGAACGGCGCGCGGATCTCCACCGACACCGCTGTTTGAACCGAGGAATTCGAGAACATCCAGGTGACAGCGACGCTCGAGTTTGTAGTTCGTTCCTCATCGTTCCGATCCTTCCATGCGGAGCTCTGGGTGCCCATTGCCGCTCCTGCGAGGCTCATTCGACTGAGCACGACCGCCTTAAGAAGTTGCGACCAAAGCCGCGCCTGCAGCGCCATGTCCTCGAAGAGCATGACCGCTTCTTCAAGCTCTCCTCGCTCGGCATACGAGTCCAACTCTTCCAGTCCGGTGGTGAGGTCGACGAGGGTGGCTACTTTCACACGTTGTCGAAGCGCGAGATGGTAGAGCTCTTGAACGATCGATTTTCCTTTTGGACGGCTCCACCCTCGTCAAAACCTCACCGACGGCCGACGAGCAGTCGTATTCGGGGTCGAGTCGCCTGGTGAGCACCTTTATCTGACGGGTGGTGGAGACGTCCCACTCATCCGGCGACGGTCTGAGAGTTGAAGGCATCAGTTTCCCGCTTTACATTCGATTGCTTTCAGCCACATTGTCTCGGCCAAGATACCTGGCCTCGACATATCCGATCGGTCCAAGCATCGGCACGAACAGGGGTGCCATATGGGGACGTCTTCATTGGCTGTATCGTACCCATTTTGTTGCCGGCCTTACTTGTTCGGCATCAAACAGAACGTGCGTTACGCCCGCTCTAGCGAAGACCACACCTCGTCATGTCTTCGGTCCATACCCTGATCGGCTGCCGGTTATCTCCGAGCGCCGTCTGCGAGAATAAGCAGACGCTCTCCATCCGTTACCGTGAGTTTTTGCCGCCCGCCCTCGACGATACCCTTCGCCTCCCATGCGCTGAGGATTCTTGAGACCGTGTGCAGTGTCGTCCCGGTCATCTCCGCGATATCCTGACGGGAGATTGGGAAATCGATGCGAATCCCTGCATCCACGGCCCGGCCGGCCTGCTTGCAGAGTCGCAGGACGGCATGGGCGACCCGCTTTTCAACTTCCTCGGTCGACATTTCGCGTATCCTGGTATGCGCTTCTTCCAGGCGCTGCCCAATCGTCTGCATCGCGCTCATAGCCAGTCGGGGATTCTGCTCTACGAAACACGACCACATTTCCGTCGGCCATCCGAGCGCCACACTTTCCGCTGCAGCAACCGCGGTGCCGGGATAATCGGTTCTCCGAAGTGCCATGGCGAAGCCGAATAGATCCCCCGGATGGACCATCCGGACAATGATCTGCTGGCCGTCCTGAGTGACCTGCGTCACCTTCAGCCGCCCGTGCAGCAGCAGAAAGAAGGACCTCGCTGGGGCGCCCTGCTCAAAGACCGAGTCACCCATTGCGACACGGCGTGAAATAGCATGCTTGAGCATTGCATCGATATCCGGATCCGTCATTCGCTCGAAGAGCGGCAGCGTCTTTAAAACTGTGCGATCGACCCTCATCGTCTGTTCGTCTTTCTCTAGGTTTTAACGATTGGTGCAAGGAGCTGCGCGGTGGCCCTGCGAGCAAAATTCGCGATGCTTTCCAACAGCGACGGGCGGCGCACGAGACGGAATCCAAGATTGTCGGGAGGTGCTCCCACGGAGCATCCGCCCCCCTTCGGGTTTCTGACGAAGCTGTTCATCGGCGAGCGATGTCTTCCGGCAGCGATCATGACTCCGCAACTGGCAGGGTCCAGATCTTCGTGGACTTTCGCTTTATCGAGATCGATTCGCCTGTTGCAGGTCGACGTCCATTCCCAGACATTTCCGGCGAAATCGACGAGCCCCGTCTGGCTGATGCCGAAAGAACCTTTCGGCTGGGGGTGAGGATCAACCGAGGCGGAGCGGCGGGCTTCGCGTTCGTAGTCGGCGAGCCAGCGCTTGGCCGGATTGCGATCGTCCGGGTCTATGCCAAGGGCATCGTCGGGAAATCGATCGGCCGCCGCGTAAGCAAGTTCGAAATCAGTTGGAAGCGCCCATTCTTGGCCAGTGTGCTGCGACAGCCATGCCGCGTAACGCCCCGCATCATCATAGCTCACGCCTGTCACCGGAATGCTATCGTTCGGCAAGGTAGCGCCGGCTTCCGAAGGGATGCATGCAGCGTCGGAGACACAGCGATCGTATTCGGCCTGCGTGACCTGGTACTTCATGACGTCGAGAGGAACCACCATCGCTTCCTGCTGTTGAGGAGCGTCGATCGCGAGACCGTTTCGAAAGTATTCCGTCGCATCGCGATATTCGAAGGCATGCGGCGCGATGGTGACGACCTCGGGCGGTACGACGGTGACAGCCTGTCCTTCGAACGAAAGAAGCCCCGCCTTCTGGGCGAGCGCTCCAGAGAGCAAGCCGAGAATAGCGAGGGGGATGAGGATCGACATTTCCGAAACCGTTCTTCTGACGGCGTGCAGTATCATATCTTTGTTCGCAACTTGCGCCCTTCTATTTGAAGCGGTGCGCGGATTCGATCGCCGGATCCGCGCAGCCGAAATACGATCAGGTTGCCGAGGGCGCCCTGATCGAGGTCATAAGATCGTCATTCCAATCGCCGGTCACCTTGAAGTGGGCCGCCGCGCCCAGTTCGAACGCCTCGATGAGATTGTGGTTCACGTAGGCATAGATGCCCGGCTGCTGAAAAGTATAGATTGCGGCGCCGGCGGTGCCGCCCGGAATGAACCATGTTTCCTGGTCGGTATCCGGAACGTTCAAGAACTTTCCGGTGGCCCACACGTACTCGCCGTGGCCGCCGATGAGATGCGGACGGGTGTCACGGTTCGCCTGCGAATGCACGATTAGGACGGTCTCGCCCACCTTTGAAGTCATCGCGTTTTCGCCGGTCAGCGCTCCCACCGCACCGTTGAACACTATGTGTGTCGGCAGGAGGGTCTTCATGACGGCTATCGTCTCTTCGTACGCCTCACCGGGGCTCCCGAACTTCTTGAACTTGCCCTCGGCGTCACGCGGGACGTAGAAATCCTGTTCGCCGACATAATAGACCTTGTCGTAGACGATCGGCTTGCCGCGGCCGTCGGTCAGCCCTTCGCGCGGTAGCACCATGATCGCGCCGTTCATCCCGGAAGTGACGTGCCAGGGCACCATCCCCGGAGGTGCGCAATGGTAGACGAACACGCCTGCCTTTGTGGCCTTGAAGCGCAGAACCGTGCTCTCGCCCGGATTGACAACCGTCAGCGCTCCACCTCCTAGACCGCCGGTGGCGGCATGAAAGTCGATGTTGTGTTGCATCGTGTTCGTATCGGGATTTACCAATGTCAATTCGACGTAGTCATTCTGATGGACGACCATTAGCGGTCCCGGAACGGAGCCGTTGAAGGTCATAGCGTTGATTTCGGTACCGTCCTTGTCGAGCACCATCTTCTTTTCCTTGATGGTGAGCGTGAACTCCTTGATCTTGGGGCCGCCTTCAGCCTTCTGCGTGTGGGCATGGACGAAGGGCGGCTTGACGAGTTCGATCCTCTCTCGCGCAATCTTCGATAGATCCACCGCCGATCCTGGGTTCCTAACCACATCCGCCGAGGCCACTTCTTCGTCGGCGCGAGCGGCAGTGGACATGATGATGGGCGTAAGCGCTCCCGCGACAGCAGCGCCCGTCAGCATCGTGCGCCGGGTCATTTGCAGAGTATGTGTCATTTCCAATCTCCATAGTTGAAGAGAGGGCGAACGCCGCCCGGTCGAGGACGAAGATATAAGAACCCCCGAGAAACTCTTTGATTTGGCGCAAACTGCCTTTTTGCTTCGGCGCAAACTCGAGGTTGTGGTCTTCGAGTAATCGCAGACGCCGCGCTTCGCGGTCAGCGGAGCGTCGGGGTGTCGCTTGGCGTCGCGGTTCTTGACCGACTGACCGAGCTGCGGATCAGGGTTCATCTCGTCATCACCGACGCAAGAGGACGCTGGCGCATGAGGTCGGGCCGGAAACATATGGCCGAATGCCGCTCAAGGCGCACAAATGGTACGATAACAAGGATATTGGTTCGGCCATCGCGAGCGGCTCCTTTCCCTTTTCGGGGATGTCGCGCCGTGCTCGATTAAGACGATGCGGCGATCGCGACGGGAATGTCGGAAATTCTGATCGCTCTTGCCGCCGACGTTCAGCTCAAGGAGCACCGCCGTCTTGTTCTCATGACGCGCGAGACGCCGCTTCATCTGGGCCACCTGCGCAACATGACGTCCGTCACGGAGATGGGAGCAATCGTCATGCCGCCGGAGCCGGCATTCTATAACCGGCCGCAGTCGATCGAAGACGTCGTTGACCATCCGGCCCGCCGTGCGATCGACCTTCTGGGCCTATCTCTTCCGCACCAGTCGCGGGGATGGACCGGAGAGGCTTCGTTCACTCAGCCGAACACAGCGATCGGATCCGCTCCGAAAAGCAGGGCATGACCTCCTCCGAACAACAACCAGGCGCCGAGTGCCACCGCAATCAGTGCTGCAAACAGCATGGAGAGATCGCAAGCGGGGCGACGACCCGAGAAGAAGGCTGCCAGCGGCACGATCGAGGTGTCTTTCGATACGGTCTTCCACCGGCCTCCGAGGCGACGGCGGGCGCGCTTTTCAGTGATCGCGATCGATCCGAGGGAGAAAAGGGCGAATCCTCCAAAGAGAAGCAGCGACCTTAGATCGCCGTTCGCAACGATGTGACCGAACGCCCATATGGCAAATCCCCAAAGGACCGGGTGCCTTGTTATACCCACCACTGCACCGACCTTCTCCGAGGATCTGATCGTGACGGAGAGCGGGTTTGCACTCAACAATCCCGCGATCACCAGGAAACTGCCCAGTGGTGCGAGGATGAATGTTATGGCTGCGTGCCAGGGGCGAAGGTCCCACAGAGGAACATAATCGAGCGCCAGGGCGGCCGAGAAAAGCCAAACGAGAGCGACAATCGAGGCGGCGGAGTAGCCGATGAAGTATGTCGGCCTGCCGATGTGCGTGATGATGCTGGAGCGGATCACCGGAATAGCCGGGATCGAATGAAGGAGAAGAAAGAATGCAAAAGCGGAAACGAACGAGATCATGAGAACCTCCTGAAGCGTCCGTAATAGCAAATTGGTTCCGCCATAAGATTGATCGCAATCAATTACCGCAGCATTGGTGCCACTAACTTCAGCGTTTATCGGCGCTTCCGTGGTGGCGCCTGTATTTGCGTAATCTCAACGACCTCTCCTGAAAATAATGACATTTCTGAATGATCAACTTCGGAGACAATGATCATGCAGAACAAAAAGGATGGCGGCGCCCATGCTCCCCGCGGAATGTCTCGCGAGGGTATTGTCATCTTCTCCTACGGTTTTCGCCCCTTCTTTCTGGCTGCCGCGATATGGGCGATCGTCAGTATCGATCTTTGGGCCGCCTTTCTGACGTTCGGCATTCCACTCGCCACGGAGTACGGGGCGCTCTATTGGCACGCCCATGAAATGCTCTTCGGATTTGCGCCAGCTATCCTCGCCGGCTTTCTGCTCACGGCCATACCGAACTGGACTGGAAGATTGCCGATTTCCGGCCGCCCGCTTATCTATCTTTTGAGCCTCTGGACTGCCGGTCGTCTCGCCATGCTCGCGAGCAGCCTCATAGGCGTCATTCCTGCGGTGATCATCGACGGCGCGTTCCTTCCTGCCATGCTCCTTCTATCAACCCGTGAGGTCGTAGCCGGCCGGAAGTGGGCCGACCTCAAGGTGATTGCCGGTCTGGCTGTCTTGTCGCTTGCGAACATTCTCTTCCATCTGCAAGTCGTGAAAGTAGGCAATCCGGAGCTGGCGATCCGTCTGGGCCTCGGCGCCTACGTCCTGCTGGTGACGATCGTTGGCGGACGAATTCTTCCGAGCTTCACGCGCAACTGGATCAACCAGTTCGGCCGGACCGATTTTCCCGTGCCCTACAACCGCTTTGACGCGGCCACGATCATCCTCGGCGCGGTATCGCTCGCCGTATGGGTAGTCCGGCCCGACGCATGGGCGAGTGGCATTCTCGGCTTCGCGGCCGCCGTTCTGAATGTTGTCAGATTGGTGCGCTGGCGCGGCTGGACAACGTGGCCAGAACCCATCCTGTTCGTGCTGCACGTCGCCTTCGCGTTCGTGCCTCTCGGGTTTGCGGCCATCGCACTCCAGGCGGTGGGACTGCCGGAGCTTGCTGTCCTCCATATCTTCGCGATCGGATCGATATCGCTGATGATGCTGGCGGTGATGACGCGTGCCAGCCGCGGCCATACCGGCCGGAAGCTGAAGTCCAGCCGGGTTACGAATCTATCCTACGTTATTCTCCTGGCTGTGGCTTTCGTCAGACCGATGGCGGAATTGTTCCCCGACTACAGTATGACGATCTTGATGATGGCGTTCCTGGGATGGACGGCGGCGTTCGGCCTCTTTGCCATCGAGCATGCACCCATGCTCTGCTTCGACAGAAAGCCGTTGACCGTTCGGTGAGGCTGACAGTCATTTATTCCGAGTTCACTGCACGCCGATTCACTCGACGGCGTGCAGCATATTTTATCAGGGAAGAGCGAGCATGCTTATCGAATATCATCGACCCATTGCGCGCTAGCCCGGATTTCGTCAACAATCTTGCGAAAGTCATGCAGCCACTGATGCGATGGTCAAATCCGCTGCGGTACATCAGCGGACCGGCGGTGTCGGCGTCATTGCGGATCAAGAGCCGCCGAATTTATGATTATATGTCGTAAACAAGAACGTCGCTGAAATGCCATTGATGGAAAGGATACGGACAGCGCTTGGCCTGGAGCCTTGGTAGGACCTAAACTGTCAGCGATGGCTGTGAATGAACCGTTTCTCTTCGGTCAATATGCGGGTCTGCCCGTCCGCGACGGCGATCCGCTGACCGTTGTTGATGTGGAGAGTGTGGCCGCCTTGCCCTCATCCTCTCCGATGCCGATCTACTCGGCTGCGGACGAGCCCGCACTCTAGAAGCTTTTTGAGGTTGTTGGTGACAGCCCAAACCTCCAAACGCGAGCTACAACGGGGCCTCCCAACCTATCGGCATCGAGGCCCCGTTCAGAAGCTCATCAGATCTGCCATTTCGGGTGACCACGGCGGATCATAGACCAGGTTGACGACGGCTTCGCTGACGCTCGCAAGTGTCTCGATCCTGGCTTTCGCCGCCTGGGATAGAAATTCCGAGGCCGGACAGAAGCGGGTGGTGGTTGTCATCTCGACTGTCACGACGCCGTCGTCTGAAATCGAGACGTCATAGACTAGGCCGAGGTCGACGATGTTGGTTCCGACCTCGGGATCGTCGATCTCCCGGAGGGCGTCAAGCACGTCCTCCCGTGTCGGCTCAGTTCCACACATCGGTGCCATCCTTCGGCGTCGCCCGGATCATGATCCGATAGACGCTACCCGTCCCATCAAAGTTGCCAATCCACTCGTGTCCTCGCTCCTTCAGCTCGTTGAACAGGAAGACCGGCTCGCGGTTCAACAGCGCGAAAAGCACTTCGCCGCTTGCCATCGTCTCCAGCCTTGCCAGGATTCTTTCCATGGGTTCGGGGGGAGGCAGATCGGTGAGGTCGAGGTTCCAAACTGGCTCGGGCCAAATCGCATCCTTGTTGCCTTTTTGAGCATCGTCTGCAGCGGCAACGGGAAGGAACTCAATTTCCCAATCGTCTTCCGCTAGCCGTCGCGCCGTGTAGGTGAAACCCCGCTGCAAGAGCTGCCGGATCAGCGGCCTGGGCTCAAAAATGGCGTGAAGCCTGACACCTTCGCCTGGAGCAAGGCTCGCAAAGGTATCCATGATCAGTTGAAAGGGCATCCCGCCATCGCGCAGGATCTGTCGTACGTCGAGTTCACGAAGCTGAACCATTGGCCTTACCTCTGTTGTTGCCGGCAAAAAAGAAGGATGGATGTTTGAACGGGAATTGCTTGGCTTCGGCGTCTACGCCAACGAGGCCTCGCGACAATGCGAGCTCCACGGCAAGCGCTACGGTCGAAAGCGCCTGAACGAACGCAGCCATGCGGAAGGCGTCATCCCATTGTAGAAAGATCGCGGCCGCGGCGC is from Rhizobium sp. CB3090 and encodes:
- a CDS encoding Crp/Fnr family transcriptional regulator, producing the protein MRVDRTVLKTLPLFERMTDPDIDAMLKHAISRRVAMGDSVFEQGAPARSFFLLLHGRLKVTQVTQDGQQIIVRMVHPGDLFGFAMALRRTDYPGTAVAAAESVALGWPTEMWSCFVEQNPRLAMSAMQTIGQRLEEAHTRIREMSTEEVEKRVAHAVLRLCKQAGRAVDAGIRIDFPISRQDIAEMTGTTLHTVSRILSAWEAKGIVEGGRQKLTVTDGERLLILADGARR
- a CDS encoding SUMF1/EgtB/PvdO family nonheme iron enzyme: MILHAVRRTVSEMSILIPLAILGLLSGALAQKAGLLSFEGQAVTVVPPEVVTIAPHAFEYRDATEYFRNGLAIDAPQQQEAMVVPLDVMKYQVTQAEYDRCVSDAACIPSEAGATLPNDSIPVTGVSYDDAGRYAAWLSQHTGQEWALPTDFELAYAAADRFPDDALGIDPDDRNPAKRWLADYEREARRSASVDPHPQPKGSFGISQTGLVDFAGNVWEWTSTCNRRIDLDKAKVHEDLDPASCGVMIAAGRHRSPMNSFVRNPKGGGCSVGAPPDNLGFRLVRRPSLLESIANFARRATAQLLAPIVKT
- the nirK gene encoding copper-containing nitrite reductase, yielding MTHTLQMTRRTMLTGAAVAGALTPIIMSTAARADEEVASADVVRNPGSAVDLSKIARERIELVKPPFVHAHTQKAEGGPKIKEFTLTIKEKKMVLDKDGTEINAMTFNGSVPGPLMVVHQNDYVELTLVNPDTNTMQHNIDFHAATGGLGGGALTVVNPGESTVLRFKATKAGVFVYHCAPPGMVPWHVTSGMNGAIMVLPREGLTDGRGKPIVYDKVYYVGEQDFYVPRDAEGKFKKFGSPGEAYEETIAVMKTLLPTHIVFNGAVGALTGENAMTSKVGETVLIVHSQANRDTRPHLIGGHGEYVWATGKFLNVPDTDQETWFIPGGTAGAAIYTFQQPGIYAYVNHNLIEAFELGAAAHFKVTGDWNDDLMTSIRAPSAT
- a CDS encoding NnrU family protein codes for the protein MISFVSAFAFFLLLHSIPAIPVIRSSIITHIGRPTYFIGYSAASIVALVWLFSAALALDYVPLWDLRPWHAAITFILAPLGSFLVIAGLLSANPLSVTIRSSEKVGAVVGITRHPVLWGFAIWAFGHIVANGDLRSLLLFGGFALFSLGSIAITEKRARRRLGGRWKTVSKDTSIVPLAAFFSGRRPACDLSMLFAALIAVALGAWLLFGGGHALLFGADPIAVFG
- a CDS encoding NnrS family protein; amino-acid sequence: MQNKKDGGAHAPRGMSREGIVIFSYGFRPFFLAAAIWAIVSIDLWAAFLTFGIPLATEYGALYWHAHEMLFGFAPAILAGFLLTAIPNWTGRLPISGRPLIYLLSLWTAGRLAMLASSLIGVIPAVIIDGAFLPAMLLLSTREVVAGRKWADLKVIAGLAVLSLANILFHLQVVKVGNPELAIRLGLGAYVLLVTIVGGRILPSFTRNWINQFGRTDFPVPYNRFDAATIILGAVSLAVWVVRPDAWASGILGFAAAVLNVVRLVRWRGWTTWPEPILFVLHVAFAFVPLGFAAIALQAVGLPELAVLHIFAIGSISLMMLAVMTRASRGHTGRKLKSSRVTNLSYVILLAVAFVRPMAELFPDYSMTILMMAFLGWTAAFGLFAIEHAPMLCFDRKPLTVR
- a CDS encoding metal-sulfur cluster assembly factor, with protein sequence MCGTEPTREDVLDALREIDDPEVGTNIVDLGLVYDVSISDDGVVTVEMTTTTRFCPASEFLSQAAKARIETLASVSEAVVNLVYDPPWSPEMADLMSF
- a CDS encoding DUF2249 domain-containing protein, with protein sequence MVQLRELDVRQILRDGGMPFQLIMDTFASLAPGEGVRLHAIFEPRPLIRQLLQRGFTYTARRLAEDDWEIEFLPVAAADDAQKGNKDAIWPEPVWNLDLTDLPPPEPMERILARLETMASGEVLFALLNREPVFLFNELKERGHEWIGNFDGTGSVYRIMIRATPKDGTDVWN